In the Sphingomonas sp. LM7 genome, one interval contains:
- a CDS encoding DUF885 family protein: MLTTRRELMLGTAGTLAFAALPRQADAFFADPDARADALLTRTAEAFLKLYPENATSLGIDKDKRAQLKHQLTDRSPQGQGKIVAHLRQSLADLGKLDAAALSPVMRTNVEVVQASYRNALDGFGFGYGDVAVGSWRNTPYVVVQNVGAYLDVPRMLDTDHQVNTREDAEAYLDRLESYAEQLDGETERLEVAATKDVIPPDFLLDKALKQLKLARSGNTAGWGLVTSIANRSAGMDGDFGNGAWMLANDKIAPALDRQIAELERHRERATSDAGVWKFKDGEAYYAWALRAGTTTTMSPEEVHQMGLDQLRAIQAEMDTILKKQGYSQGSVGARMEALAKDPRFTFAEGDPGRAEILKFLNTRITDIRSRMPQAFNTLVKGNVEVRRLPPEEEPGAPGAYGGPGSIDGTIPGKFWINLRTTSLHTRFSLPDLAYHEAIPGHVWQGEYAFKLPLIRSLLQFNAYSEGWALYAEQLAEELGVYADNPAEKLGYLQSLGFRACRLVVDTGLHAKRWTREQAIRWFVESNGSSEEEVSGEVDRYCSWPGQACGYKVGHSEINRLRDRAKTSLGARYDFKAFNDAVVLGGNVPMTVLGHVIDRHIAARNV, translated from the coding sequence ATGCTTACCACCCGCCGCGAGCTGATGCTCGGCACTGCCGGCACGCTCGCCTTCGCCGCTTTGCCGCGCCAGGCCGACGCGTTCTTCGCCGACCCCGATGCCCGAGCCGATGCACTGCTGACGCGCACCGCCGAGGCGTTCCTAAAGCTGTACCCCGAGAACGCGACCTCGCTTGGGATCGACAAGGACAAGCGCGCGCAGCTCAAGCACCAGCTGACCGACCGTTCGCCTCAGGGCCAGGGCAAGATCGTCGCGCATCTGCGCCAATCGCTCGCCGATCTGGGCAAGCTGGACGCCGCGGCGCTGAGCCCGGTGATGCGCACCAATGTCGAGGTCGTCCAAGCCTCCTACCGCAACGCGCTCGATGGCTTCGGCTTTGGCTATGGCGACGTGGCGGTCGGCAGCTGGCGCAACACGCCCTATGTCGTCGTCCAGAATGTCGGCGCCTACCTCGACGTGCCGCGGATGCTCGACACCGATCATCAGGTGAACACCCGTGAGGATGCCGAGGCCTATCTCGACCGGCTCGAATCCTATGCCGAGCAGCTCGACGGCGAGACCGAGCGGCTCGAGGTCGCCGCCACGAAGGACGTGATCCCACCCGATTTCCTGCTCGACAAGGCACTCAAGCAACTCAAGCTCGCCCGCAGCGGCAATACTGCCGGCTGGGGGCTGGTGACGTCGATCGCCAATCGCAGCGCGGGGATGGACGGCGATTTCGGTAATGGCGCGTGGATGCTGGCGAATGACAAGATCGCGCCGGCACTAGATCGTCAGATTGCCGAGCTCGAACGCCACCGCGAGCGCGCCACCTCGGACGCGGGCGTGTGGAAGTTCAAGGACGGCGAGGCCTATTACGCCTGGGCGCTGCGCGCCGGCACCACCACGACGATGAGCCCCGAGGAAGTCCACCAGATGGGCCTCGACCAGCTCCGCGCGATCCAGGCCGAGATGGACACGATCCTCAAGAAGCAAGGCTATAGCCAGGGCAGCGTCGGTGCGCGGATGGAAGCGCTGGCGAAGGATCCCCGCTTCACCTTCGCGGAAGGCGATCCGGGCCGCGCCGAGATTCTCAAGTTCCTCAACACCCGCATTACAGATATTCGCAGCCGCATGCCGCAGGCGTTCAACACGCTGGTGAAGGGCAATGTCGAGGTCCGCCGCCTGCCGCCCGAGGAAGAGCCAGGCGCCCCCGGCGCCTATGGCGGCCCCGGCTCGATCGACGGGACGATCCCAGGCAAGTTCTGGATCAACCTGCGCACTACCAGCCTGCACACGCGCTTCAGCCTGCCCGATCTAGCCTATCACGAGGCGATCCCGGGCCATGTCTGGCAGGGCGAGTACGCGTTCAAGCTGCCGCTGATCCGCTCGCTGCTCCAGTTCAACGCCTATTCCGAAGGCTGGGCACTCTATGCCGAGCAGCTCGCCGAGGAGCTCGGCGTCTATGCCGACAATCCCGCCGAGAAGCTCGGCTATCTCCAGTCGCTGGGGTTTCGCGCATGCCGGCTGGTGGTCGATACCGGGCTCCACGCCAAGCGCTGGACGCGCGAACAGGCGATCCGCTGGTTCGTCGAATCCAATGGTTCGTCCGAGGAGGAAGTCTCCGGCGAAGTCGATCGCTATTGCTCGTGGCCGGGACAGGCGTGCGGCTACAAGGTTGGGCACAGCGAGATCAATCGACTGCGCGACCGCGCCAAGACTTCGCTCGGCGCGCGCTATGATTTCAAGGCGTTCAACGACGCAGTGGTGCTGGGCGGCAACGTGCCGATGACAGTGCTCGGCCATGTCATCGACCGCCACATTGCGGCCCGAAACGTCTGA
- a CDS encoding HPr kinase/phosphorylase produces MPEPRLPEVSSETVHGACVAIGGRGVLIEGRSGEGKSDLALRLIDRGAALVSDGQVICQRQDGGLIACAPANLAGRIEVRGLGIVEMPNVERVPVELLIVILDTPPRFPEDQRTRRIAGINVPVLALAALEPSAPIKVELALKQAAR; encoded by the coding sequence ATGCCTGAGCCCCGGCTTCCCGAAGTCTCTTCCGAGACGGTGCATGGCGCATGCGTCGCGATCGGCGGGCGCGGCGTGCTGATCGAAGGGCGTTCAGGCGAAGGCAAATCCGACCTCGCGCTCCGGCTGATCGATCGCGGCGCGGCACTGGTGTCCGACGGCCAAGTGATCTGCCAGCGGCAGGACGGCGGATTGATCGCCTGCGCGCCCGCGAACCTCGCCGGGCGGATCGAAGTGCGCGGTCTGGGCATTGTCGAGATGCCCAACGTGGAGCGTGTTCCCGTGGAACTGCTGATCGTGATCCTGGATACCCCGCCTCGCTTCCCCGAAGATCAGCGGACGCGGCGCATTGCTGGCATCAACGTGCCGGTGCTCGCGCTTGCTGCGCTCGAACCTTCGGCGCCGATCAAAGTGGAGCTGGCGCTGAAGCAGGCGGCCCGGTGA
- a CDS encoding CoA ester lyase, whose translation MTTARLAPRTALFLPASNPRAIAKARGLAVDLVILDLEDAVRDDAKAEARLAAVAAADEGFGDRLCAIRINGSGSREHEADLAAVAGSACDFVVVPKVETAGAARAIADVVGKPLLAMIETPRGILAAADIAAVVGVCGLLAGANDLRATLGIPAGGGREGLALSLQMIVLAARASQVWAIDGVFNALDDADGLAAECRHGRTLGFDGKSLIHPNQIDIAAQAFGPSTEELADALALVEAATGGAERFGDRMIEAMHVDQARALIERHRR comes from the coding sequence ATGACCACAGCCCGCCTCGCCCCGCGCACTGCGCTGTTTCTGCCTGCCTCCAATCCGCGGGCGATCGCCAAGGCGCGCGGGCTCGCCGTCGATCTGGTCATCCTCGACCTCGAAGATGCAGTGCGTGACGATGCCAAGGCTGAGGCGAGACTGGCTGCAGTGGCGGCCGCCGACGAAGGATTCGGGGATCGTCTCTGCGCGATTCGGATCAACGGTAGCGGCTCCCGGGAGCACGAAGCCGATCTCGCCGCCGTCGCCGGCTCGGCCTGCGATTTTGTCGTCGTTCCCAAGGTCGAGACCGCTGGAGCCGCCAGGGCGATCGCCGATGTGGTGGGCAAGCCGCTATTGGCGATGATCGAAACGCCGCGCGGGATCCTTGCCGCGGCGGATATCGCTGCGGTGGTCGGGGTCTGTGGCCTGCTTGCCGGCGCCAATGATTTACGCGCGACGCTTGGAATACCGGCCGGCGGCGGGCGCGAGGGGCTGGCATTGTCACTCCAGATGATCGTGCTCGCGGCCCGGGCAAGCCAGGTCTGGGCGATCGACGGCGTTTTCAACGCGCTCGACGATGCAGACGGCCTCGCTGCCGAGTGCCGTCATGGCCGCACGCTTGGCTTCGACGGCAAGTCGCTGATCCATCCGAATCAGATCGACATCGCCGCGCAGGCTTTTGGGCCCAGCACGGAGGAACTCGCCGATGCCCTCGCGCTGGTCGAGGCGGCGACCGGCGGCGCGGAGCGCTTCGGCGATCGCATGATCGAGGCGATGCATGTCGACCAGGCCCGCGCGCTGATCGAGCGCCATCGCCGCTAA
- a CDS encoding RNA methyltransferase, producing the protein MPREITAFSNPLIKRVRNLRDKKHRREEGLFLAEGLRILTEAREAGRLPEYLFFAREMAGHPLVRALVDATEGAGGEAIETNADILSKLSGKDNPGAVVGVYPDFALTLADLDRSTAPIWLVAERLRDPGNLGTILRTGDAVGAGGLILIDECVDPFSVEAVRASMGALFTVPVAKASWAEFVAWLRAGPGQLVGLSLDTEHDYKAPPYTAPTFLLTGNEAQGMPDFMAAECDLLVKIPMLGKADSLNAAVATAVMAYEVLSRIRGG; encoded by the coding sequence ATGCCCCGCGAGATAACTGCCTTTTCCAATCCGCTGATCAAGCGCGTCCGCAACCTGCGCGACAAGAAGCATCGCCGCGAGGAAGGACTGTTCCTTGCCGAGGGGCTGCGCATCCTCACCGAGGCACGCGAAGCCGGGAGGCTGCCGGAATATCTGTTCTTCGCGAGGGAGATGGCGGGGCATCCGCTGGTCCGGGCACTGGTCGATGCCACCGAGGGCGCCGGCGGCGAGGCGATCGAGACCAATGCCGACATCCTTTCCAAGCTATCGGGCAAGGACAATCCCGGCGCGGTGGTCGGCGTCTATCCCGATTTCGCACTGACGCTGGCCGATCTCGACCGCAGCACCGCACCGATCTGGCTGGTCGCGGAACGGCTGCGCGATCCGGGCAATCTCGGCACGATCCTGCGTACCGGCGACGCAGTCGGCGCGGGCGGGCTGATCCTGATCGATGAGTGCGTCGATCCGTTCTCGGTCGAGGCCGTCCGCGCAAGCATGGGGGCGTTGTTCACCGTTCCCGTCGCCAAAGCGAGCTGGGCCGAGTTCGTTGCGTGGCTGCGCGCCGGTCCCGGACAACTGGTCGGACTAAGCCTCGACACCGAACATGATTACAAGGCCCCGCCCTACACCGCGCCGACCTTCCTGCTCACCGGCAACGAGGCGCAGGGCATGCCCGATTTCATGGCCGCGGAATGCGATCTCCTGGTCAAGATTCCGATGCTCGGCAAGGCCGACAGCCTCAACGCGGCAGTGGCGACGGCGGTGATGGCGTATGAAGTGCTGAGTAGGATTCGCGGTGGCTAA
- a CDS encoding PTS sugar transporter subunit IIA → MIGLVLVTHGRLAEEFVVAMEHVVGQQERIEPISIGPDDDMEARRADIAAAIARVDEGRGVIVLSDLFGGTPSNLAISLMEAGRIEVIAGINLPMLIRLGSARKTMKVTEAVAAARDAGRKYITVASEVLGEAAA, encoded by the coding sequence ATGATTGGTTTGGTGCTCGTGACCCATGGGCGGCTCGCTGAAGAGTTCGTGGTCGCGATGGAACATGTAGTGGGCCAGCAGGAGCGGATCGAACCGATCTCCATCGGCCCCGACGACGACATGGAAGCCCGCCGCGCGGACATCGCCGCGGCGATTGCGCGCGTCGATGAAGGACGCGGCGTCATCGTGCTCAGCGACCTTTTCGGAGGCACACCGTCCAACCTCGCCATTTCGCTGATGGAAGCCGGTCGGATCGAAGTGATCGCGGGCATCAACCTGCCGATGCTGATCCGGCTGGGAAGCGCACGCAAGACGATGAAGGTGACCGAGGCCGTTGCCGCCGCGCGTGATGCCGGGCGGAAATACATCACTGTCGCATCCGAAGTCCTGGGAGAAGCCGCCGCGTGA
- a CDS encoding META domain-containing protein, which yields MIKLAAAGALVLIALPAYAQSNAAPYRALGTEPFWSLTIDGSTIRYEPAGGRVVRVAKPRPIVGFNGERYQARGMTVDITHVECSDGMSDRTFHDTVTVTLRGRTLRGCGGEVLSETPEQTSLLEGDWRIESINGRLVAPRTNPRVTFNGARISGNASCNNFNGSFRFERGRLTAGRLASTKMACAQRMQNVQESSVLRILGEPLSVSRNRNGKLVLTGAHRTRLVLAPERRL from the coding sequence TTGATCAAGCTTGCTGCTGCCGGCGCCTTGGTGCTGATCGCCCTGCCCGCCTACGCCCAGTCGAACGCCGCGCCCTATCGCGCGCTGGGCACCGAGCCGTTCTGGTCGCTGACCATCGACGGCAGCACGATCCGCTATGAGCCTGCCGGCGGCCGTGTGGTGCGCGTCGCCAAGCCGCGGCCGATCGTCGGGTTCAATGGCGAGCGCTACCAGGCGCGCGGTATGACCGTAGACATCACCCATGTCGAATGCAGCGACGGGATGAGCGACCGCACCTTCCATGATACCGTCACAGTCACCCTGCGCGGGCGCACGCTGCGCGGCTGCGGCGGCGAGGTGCTTTCCGAAACGCCGGAGCAGACCTCTTTGCTCGAAGGCGATTGGCGGATCGAATCGATCAATGGCCGGCTGGTCGCGCCGCGCACCAACCCGCGGGTGACGTTCAACGGCGCCCGGATCAGCGGCAATGCCAGTTGCAACAATTTCAACGGCAGCTTCCGCTTCGAGCGCGGGCGGCTCACCGCCGGCCGGCTGGCTTCAACGAAAATGGCGTGCGCCCAGCGCATGCAGAATGTTCAGGAGAGCAGCGTGCTACGCATCCTCGGAGAGCCGCTCAGCGTCAGCCGCAACCGCAACGGAAAGCTGGTGCTGACCGGCGCGCATCGCACAAGGCTGGTGCTGGCGCCCGAGAGGCGCCTGTAG
- the rapZ gene encoding RNase adapter RapZ — MNRRQPKQILLVTGMSGGGKSTVLRTLEDLGWETVDNLPLLLLHRLLDTPPGEGADGDDDRPLALGIGTQTRGFDAESIVQRVKKLSEQDGHHVGTLFLECAESELERRYSETRRRHPLAQDRPASDGIARERELLMPLRRWSNRLIDTTNLSSNELQQQIRATFADDSMGRTVLTITSFGFARGLPRDADLVFDMRFLRNPHWVDALRPGTGKDADVSAYVADDPAYGQAMAQIEALLLLLLPRYQAEGKAYVTAAFGCTGGRHRSVHVAERMARRLREEGFSPTVTHRDLQTAPQDSLEGAPVTIAGGGV; from the coding sequence GTGAACCGGCGACAACCCAAACAGATATTGCTGGTCACCGGCATGTCGGGCGGGGGCAAATCGACGGTGCTGCGGACGCTGGAGGATCTCGGCTGGGAGACCGTCGACAATCTGCCGCTGCTCCTGCTCCACCGGCTGCTCGACACTCCGCCCGGCGAAGGCGCCGACGGCGACGACGACCGGCCGCTCGCACTGGGCATCGGCACCCAGACTCGCGGGTTCGATGCCGAAAGCATCGTCCAACGCGTCAAGAAGCTGAGCGAGCAGGACGGCCATCATGTCGGCACGCTGTTCCTCGAATGCGCCGAGTCCGAACTCGAGCGGCGCTATTCGGAGACACGGCGGCGCCACCCGCTGGCGCAGGACCGCCCGGCGAGCGACGGCATCGCCCGCGAGCGCGAGCTGCTGATGCCGCTGCGGCGCTGGTCGAACCGGCTGATCGACACGACCAATTTGTCGTCCAACGAACTCCAGCAGCAGATTCGCGCGACCTTCGCGGACGACAGCATGGGACGGACCGTACTGACGATCACGTCGTTCGGCTTTGCACGCGGACTGCCGCGCGACGCCGATCTGGTGTTCGACATGCGCTTTCTGCGTAACCCGCATTGGGTAGACGCGCTTCGTCCCGGTACTGGCAAGGATGCGGACGTTTCGGCCTATGTCGCCGACGATCCCGCTTATGGACAGGCGATGGCGCAGATCGAGGCGCTGCTGCTCCTGCTGCTGCCCCGCTATCAGGCTGAAGGAAAGGCATATGTTACCGCCGCATTCGGGTGTACGGGGGGCCGCCATCGCTCGGTCCACGTCGCCGAACGGATGGCGCGGCGGTTGCGTGAAGAGGGATTTTCGCCCACGGTGACCCACCGCGATTTACAGACCGCGCCGCAGGACTCGCTGGAGGGGGCCCCGGTGACCATAGCAGGGGGCGGAGTTTGA
- a CDS encoding stimulus-sensing domain-containing protein, whose translation MAPVIASRTNSERDLALKWSNRVSLTPRILAVNIFALALLGSGFFYLDSYRSRIVDSRIAQARGEVRLIAQAVASATPERRDLLVLSLARDTGTRIRLYDEDGVLITDSHELGLRNLVLRDPDKDPFNQSTARFLDAVIDTVAGADRAPLYRERRRDRGLDWPDVSVARATHGTPATVWRAPDRTPVITAAAPITQLGVVMTTVNARDITQTVRSERFRLSVVLAIVSLLSILLSLFLARTIVRPLRRLARAAVRVRLGRAREVVVPRLPERSDEIGMLARALSDMSQALRARIDATESFAADVTHELKNPLASLRSAVEGLSKVKDPALQEQLLAIVRDDVHRLDRLITDISDASRLDAQLSRATFEPVDVGAMIAALLDQRATRGLPNGIRILFDRRPGDLLEVLGEGARLERVFENLIENAVSFSPKGGLITVSAASDGEMLIVRVEDEGPGVPDEAREAIFRRFHSVRPESEAFGQHSGLGLAIARTIVEGHQGSISVETREDRVSGARFVVRLPLAERD comes from the coding sequence ATGGCGCCGGTTATCGCTTCTCGGACGAATAGCGAGCGCGACCTTGCGCTCAAATGGTCGAATCGCGTCAGCCTGACGCCGCGGATTCTGGCGGTCAATATCTTCGCGCTGGCGCTGCTCGGCAGCGGCTTCTTCTATCTCGATTCCTACCGCAGCCGGATCGTCGACAGTCGAATCGCGCAGGCACGCGGCGAGGTTCGGCTGATCGCCCAAGCCGTCGCCTCGGCGACGCCAGAGCGGCGCGACCTGCTGGTGCTCAGCTTGGCGCGCGACACCGGCACGCGGATCCGGCTATACGACGAAGACGGTGTACTGATCACCGACAGCCATGAACTTGGCCTGCGCAATCTCGTGCTGCGCGATCCGGACAAGGATCCGTTCAACCAGTCGACTGCGCGCTTCCTCGACGCGGTCATCGATACGGTAGCGGGCGCAGACCGCGCGCCGCTGTACCGCGAACGCAGGCGCGATCGCGGGCTCGACTGGCCCGATGTCAGCGTCGCGCGCGCGACCCACGGCACGCCCGCGACGGTGTGGCGAGCACCCGATCGCACCCCGGTGATCACTGCGGCGGCGCCGATCACCCAGCTCGGGGTGGTGATGACGACGGTCAATGCCCGCGACATCACCCAGACCGTGCGTTCCGAGCGCTTCCGGCTTAGCGTGGTGCTGGCGATCGTGTCATTGCTGTCGATCCTGCTCTCTCTGTTCCTAGCACGGACGATCGTGCGGCCGTTGCGCCGCCTAGCGCGGGCAGCGGTACGCGTACGTTTGGGGCGAGCGCGTGAAGTCGTGGTGCCGCGCCTGCCGGAGCGCAGCGATGAGATCGGCATGCTGGCACGCGCGCTCTCCGACATGAGCCAGGCGTTGCGCGCGCGGATCGACGCCACGGAAAGCTTCGCGGCCGACGTGACGCACGAACTGAAGAACCCCCTCGCCTCGCTCCGCTCTGCCGTGGAAGGTCTTTCGAAGGTCAAGGACCCCGCGTTGCAGGAGCAATTGCTGGCGATCGTCCGCGACGACGTCCACCGGCTCGACCGACTGATCACCGATATCTCTGATGCCTCCCGCCTCGATGCCCAGCTCAGCCGTGCCACGTTCGAGCCAGTCGATGTCGGCGCAATGATCGCAGCGCTTCTCGATCAGCGTGCGACGCGCGGACTCCCTAACGGGATCCGCATCCTCTTCGATCGTCGCCCCGGCGACCTGCTCGAGGTGCTGGGCGAAGGCGCGCGGCTGGAACGGGTGTTCGAGAATTTGATCGAGAATGCGGTTTCCTTTTCGCCGAAAGGCGGGCTGATCACGGTTTCCGCCGCGAGCGATGGCGAGATGCTGATTGTGCGCGTCGAGGATGAGGGACCCGGTGTGCCCGACGAGGCGCGTGAGGCGATCTTCCGTCGATTCCATTCGGTGCGTCCCGAAAGTGAAGCCTTTGGTCAGCATTCGGGGCTAGGCCTTGCCATCGCACGCACCATCGTCGAAGGCCATCAGGGGAGCATTTCAGTGGAAACGCGAGAAGATCGAGTGAGCGGAGCACGGTTCGTGGTGCGGCTGCCTCTGGCGGAGCGCGACTGA
- a CDS encoding response regulator transcription factor → MTATIALVDDDRNILTSVSIALQAEGFLTRVYSDGESALKALIENPPDLAVLDIKMPKMDGLELLRRLREKSAIPVIFLTSKDDELDEALGLAMGADDYIAKPFSQRLLIARIRAILRRTEIVQPSVEGEQAPAESLERGRLVMDPARHRVTWGGTNVTLTVTEFLILETLAQRPGIVKTRNQLMDAAYQDDIYVDDRTIDSHIKRVRRKFRQVDPEFDAIETLYGAGYRFSDE, encoded by the coding sequence ATGACCGCGACGATCGCGCTGGTCGATGACGACCGCAACATCCTCACTTCGGTCTCGATTGCGCTCCAGGCCGAGGGGTTCCTGACTCGCGTCTATTCGGATGGCGAAAGCGCACTCAAGGCGTTGATCGAGAATCCGCCCGACCTGGCAGTGCTCGACATCAAGATGCCCAAGATGGATGGGCTCGAGCTGCTGCGGCGGCTGCGCGAGAAGAGCGCTATCCCGGTGATCTTCCTGACCAGCAAGGACGACGAGCTCGACGAGGCGCTTGGCTTGGCGATGGGCGCGGACGATTATATCGCCAAGCCGTTCAGCCAGCGGCTGCTGATCGCGCGCATCCGCGCGATCCTGCGCCGCACCGAGATCGTACAGCCCAGCGTCGAAGGCGAACAGGCACCGGCAGAGAGCCTGGAGCGCGGGCGGCTGGTGATGGACCCGGCGCGCCACCGCGTGACCTGGGGCGGCACCAACGTGACGCTGACTGTCACCGAATTCCTGATCCTGGAGACGCTGGCGCAGCGTCCGGGCATCGTGAAGACGCGCAACCAGCTGATGGACGCAGCCTATCAGGACGACATCTACGTCGACGATCGCACCATAGACAGCCACATCAAGCGTGTGCGGCGCAAATTCCGGCAGGTCGATCCGGAGTTCGATGCTATCGAAACGCTCTATGGCGCCGGTTATCGCTTCTCGGACGAATAG
- a CDS encoding SPFH domain-containing protein has protein sequence MDVLNVFLIVMVAVVLLYLFSSVKIVTQGYQYTIEYFGRFTAVASPGLNFYPAFFYRVGRKVNMMEQVIDIPGQEIITKDNAMISTDGVVFFQVLDAAKAAYEVSDLYVALLQLTTTNLRTVMGSMDLDETLSKRDEINARLLNVVDHATTPWGVKITRVEIKDIRPPADIVNAMGRQMKAEREKRANILEAEGMRASEILRAEGQKQSQILEAEGRREAAFRDAEARERSAEAEATATRAVSEAIESGSTQAINYFIAQKYVEAIGKFATSPNAKTILFPVEATQLMGTLGGIGELAREAITGSGPRPPVPPVPPAPRARPNPFGSQEG, from the coding sequence ATGGATGTGTTGAACGTATTTCTCATCGTGATGGTGGCCGTGGTGCTCCTCTACCTCTTCTCGAGCGTGAAGATCGTCACCCAGGGCTATCAGTACACGATCGAGTATTTCGGTCGCTTCACCGCCGTCGCATCCCCCGGCCTCAATTTCTACCCCGCCTTCTTCTATCGCGTTGGCCGCAAGGTGAACATGATGGAGCAGGTGATCGACATTCCGGGTCAGGAGATCATCACCAAGGACAATGCGATGATCTCGACCGACGGGGTCGTGTTCTTCCAGGTGCTCGATGCCGCCAAGGCCGCCTATGAAGTGTCGGATCTCTATGTCGCGCTGCTCCAGCTCACCACGACCAATCTGCGCACCGTGATGGGATCGATGGACCTCGACGAGACGCTGTCGAAGCGCGACGAGATCAACGCGCGGCTGCTCAACGTCGTCGATCACGCCACCACCCCATGGGGCGTCAAGATCACCCGCGTCGAGATCAAGGACATCCGCCCGCCCGCCGACATCGTCAACGCGATGGGCCGCCAGATGAAGGCCGAGCGCGAGAAGCGCGCCAACATCCTTGAGGCGGAGGGCATGCGCGCCTCCGAAATCCTGCGCGCCGAGGGCCAGAAGCAATCGCAAATCCTCGAAGCCGAAGGCCGCCGCGAGGCCGCCTTCCGCGACGCGGAGGCGCGCGAACGTTCGGCGGAGGCGGAAGCGACCGCCACCCGCGCAGTCTCCGAAGCGATCGAGAGCGGCAGCACGCAAGCGATCAACTATTTCATCGCGCAAAAATATGTCGAGGCGATTGGCAAGTTCGCGACCTCGCCCAACGCCAAGACCATCCTATTCCCGGTCGAGGCGACCCAGCTGATGGGCACGCTGGGCGGTATTGGCGAGCTGGCACGCGAAGCGATCACGGGCTCGGGCCCCAGGCCGCCGGTTCCGCCCGTGCCTCCTGCCCCGCGCGCGCGACCAAACCCCTTCGGTTCGCAGGAAGGCTGA
- a CDS encoding HPr family phosphocarrier protein → MSRTTRTVRIENRRGLHARASMAFVTLATGQPVELTVEKDGASASGTSILDLMMLGAAKGDSITISAEGEGADAAVQALAELVEARFGEE, encoded by the coding sequence GTGAGCCGGACGACGCGCACCGTGAGGATCGAGAATCGCCGCGGCCTGCACGCGCGCGCCAGCATGGCCTTCGTCACGCTCGCCACCGGCCAGCCGGTCGAGCTGACCGTGGAGAAGGACGGCGCCAGTGCATCAGGCACGTCGATCCTCGACCTGATGATGCTTGGCGCTGCCAAGGGCGATTCGATCACGATCAGCGCTGAGGGCGAAGGCGCCGATGCCGCGGTGCAGGCGCTCGCCGAACTGGTCGAGGCACGCTTCGGCGAGGAATAG
- a CDS encoding NfeD family protein: MDALLATPGLAWLILAAVLAITELLVPGIFLVFVAAGAAVTGVVTLIIPEFALLFQVVVFTIATSAAVGIGRRWYANNPVPSADPLLNDRVARLVGEVVTVVEPIAAGKGKVRVGDGEWLACGPDAPAGARVRITGAIGTSLNVEPVIA; encoded by the coding sequence ATGGACGCGTTGCTCGCCACTCCCGGGCTCGCCTGGCTGATCCTTGCCGCCGTGCTCGCGATCACCGAGCTGCTGGTGCCAGGCATCTTCCTGGTGTTCGTCGCTGCCGGCGCGGCGGTGACCGGCGTAGTAACGCTGATCATTCCCGAATTCGCGCTGCTCTTCCAAGTCGTAGTATTTACCATCGCGACATCGGCGGCAGTGGGAATCGGGCGACGCTGGTATGCTAACAATCCGGTGCCGAGCGCCGACCCGCTGCTCAACGATCGCGTCGCGCGGCTGGTCGGCGAGGTGGTGACCGTGGTTGAGCCAATCGCGGCGGGCAAAGGCAAGGTTCGCGTCGGTGACGGCGAATGGCTTGCTTGCGGCCCCGATGCGCCGGCGGGCGCGCGCGTGCGGATCACGGGGGCGATAGGCACCTCGCTCAATGTCGAACCCGTGATCGCCTGA